The Streptococcus sp. 29896 genome includes a region encoding these proteins:
- a CDS encoding MarR family winged helix-turn-helix transcriptional regulator, with protein sequence MGHTIADFRNLLNQIEQISETIAKEYDVEHLAGPQGWALRFIAERSEVETFVKDIEAELKISKSVTSNLVKRMEKNGFIQVLPSQVDRRYKQVVLTEKGQSKICHLKAFHEEMHRSLFQGIQKEEFQLIKQVADQLKENIRNYKENYHV encoded by the coding sequence ATGGGACACACCATTGCAGATTTTCGGAATCTATTAAATCAGATTGAACAAATCAGTGAAACCATTGCAAAGGAATATGATGTGGAACACCTGGCAGGTCCACAGGGTTGGGCCTTACGTTTCATAGCGGAACGGTCTGAAGTTGAAACCTTTGTAAAAGACATTGAAGCCGAGCTAAAGATTTCCAAATCCGTTACCAGTAATCTGGTCAAGCGAATGGAGAAAAACGGCTTTATTCAGGTTTTGCCATCTCAGGTTGACAGACGTTACAAGCAGGTGGTCTTGACAGAGAAAGGTCAGAGCAAGATTTGTCACCTAAAAGCCTTTCATGAGGAAATGCACCGCTCGCTTTTTCAGGGAATTCAGAAGGAAGAATTTCAACTGATTAAGCAGGTTGCCGATCAATTAAAAGAAAACATTCGAAATTATAAGGAGAATTACCATGTTTAA